The Flavobacterium faecale genome has a segment encoding these proteins:
- a CDS encoding IS30 family transposase — protein sequence MSHLTIEQRYEIATLRSQGFSMSKIGGFIGRDKSVISRELSRNSDQRNNVYKAKLAQSKASIRQHEKAKKIRFTEQIKARVIHLLEEDFSPEQIVGYCSDKNFECVSIETIYQFIWSDKKKGGQHYKHLRTKGKRYAKRGALKGSRGIIKDRVGIENRPLVVEEKQRIGDLEIDLVIGKNHKGALLTINDRASGVLKMAKINSKESQEIQEKLIELLMDWKPILHTITSDNGKEFANHKKVSEILEISYFFANPYCSWERGANENLNGLVRQYFPKKYNFDLITEEEVLRVTNKLNNRPRKRFGFKSPNEIFEQKLKQCA from the coding sequence ATGTCACATTTAACGATTGAACAAAGATACGAAATTGCTACACTTCGTTCACAAGGATTTTCAATGAGTAAAATTGGAGGGTTTATAGGTAGAGATAAATCTGTAATTTCAAGAGAGCTATCCAGAAATTCCGATCAAAGAAATAATGTTTATAAAGCTAAATTAGCCCAAAGTAAGGCCAGTATTCGACAGCATGAAAAAGCTAAGAAAATACGCTTTACTGAACAGATAAAAGCACGTGTTATTCATCTTTTAGAAGAAGATTTCAGTCCTGAACAAATAGTAGGATATTGCAGTGATAAAAACTTTGAATGTGTTTCGATTGAAACAATTTATCAATTCATTTGGAGCGACAAAAAGAAAGGCGGACAACATTATAAGCACCTACGCACAAAAGGAAAGCGATATGCTAAAAGAGGGGCTTTAAAAGGCTCAAGAGGTATTATTAAAGATAGAGTTGGTATTGAAAACAGGCCGTTGGTTGTAGAAGAAAAGCAAAGAATTGGGGATTTAGAAATTGATTTGGTAATAGGTAAAAATCACAAAGGAGCTTTGTTAACAATAAATGACAGAGCATCAGGTGTGCTTAAAATGGCTAAAATAAACAGTAAGGAATCACAAGAAATTCAGGAGAAATTAATTGAATTATTAATGGATTGGAAGCCCATTTTGCACACCATTACATCTGATAATGGGAAAGAGTTCGCTAACCATAAAAAAGTATCTGAAATATTAGAAATCTCATACTTCTTTGCCAACCCATATTGTAGTTGGGAAAGAGGTGCTAATGAAAATTTAAATGGTTTAGTAAGACAATATTTTCCAAAAAAATATAACTTTGATTTAATAACAGAAGAAGAGGTTTTAAGAGTAACAAATAAATTAAATAACAGACCCAGAAAAAGATTTGGTTTTAAAAGTCCAAATGAAATTTTTGAGCAAAAACTTAAACAATGTGCATAA
- a CDS encoding ABC transporter permease — protein MFNLFKENIQIALGSIRTQILRTVLTVIIIAIGITALVGILTVVSALENTISTDFSSMGANTFSIKQYENELRNRRGETRKIINPVISYPDAVAFKNKFHFSLTETSLSFKATSTAEVKFETEKTDPEIAIMGVDEYFLINSGLETSLGRNFTNFDISNNTYSCIVGSDFEKGLLKDVNPIGKTISIRGARFKVVGVLKEKGATFGNNQDLRVLIPIQLARSLFTAPNINYTVSILTQKNEFLNQAIDHAISTMRNIRGLSPVKENNFGIVRSDDLINKILGITKYLGLASWGIGVITILGSSIALMNIMIVSVTERTREIGVRKALGAKKSTVAIQFFIETLLIGQFGGIIGIILGILIGFGIATAMKFDFVIPWLAIFAAFMTSFIVAIISGLYPAIKAATLDPIEALRYE, from the coding sequence ATGTTTAATTTGTTTAAGGAAAATATACAAATTGCGCTCGGATCGATTCGGACGCAGATTTTGAGAACGGTCTTGACGGTGATTATTATCGCGATCGGAATTACGGCTTTGGTTGGGATTTTGACGGTGGTTTCGGCCCTTGAGAACACGATTTCGACTGACTTTTCGTCGATGGGTGCCAATACTTTTTCGATTAAACAATATGAAAACGAACTCCGCAACCGCCGTGGGGAAACCAGGAAAATTATTAATCCTGTGATTTCGTACCCTGATGCGGTGGCTTTCAAAAATAAATTTCATTTTTCGCTGACCGAAACCTCTTTGTCTTTTAAGGCTACAAGTACTGCCGAAGTGAAATTTGAAACTGAAAAAACAGATCCCGAGATTGCAATTATGGGCGTTGACGAATATTTCTTGATCAACTCTGGCCTTGAGACAAGTTTGGGTCGCAATTTTACTAATTTTGATATTAGCAATAATACGTATTCCTGTATTGTAGGATCTGATTTTGAAAAGGGACTATTGAAGGACGTTAACCCAATTGGAAAAACGATTTCGATTCGTGGTGCGCGTTTCAAGGTAGTCGGCGTCCTGAAAGAAAAAGGTGCTACGTTTGGGAACAACCAAGATTTACGTGTTTTGATTCCGATTCAGTTGGCACGCTCCCTTTTTACAGCTCCAAATATCAATTATACTGTGAGTATTTTGACGCAAAAAAATGAGTTTTTGAATCAAGCCATTGACCACGCTATTAGCACGATGCGCAACATACGCGGGCTCAGTCCTGTGAAGGAAAACAATTTCGGAATTGTACGCTCGGATGATTTGATTAATAAAATCTTAGGTATCACTAAGTATCTCGGACTTGCTTCTTGGGGTATTGGTGTGATTACAATTCTAGGTTCGTCGATTGCATTGATGAATATTATGATTGTTTCGGTGACGGAGCGTACCCGCGAGATAGGTGTACGTAAGGCGCTTGGTGCAAAGAAATCTACTGTTGCTATTCAGTTTTTTATTGAAACTTTACTTATTGGTCAGTTTGGTGGTATAATCGGGATTATTTTGGGTATTTTGATTGGTTTTGGTATCGCAACGGCCATGAAATTTGATTTTGTGATTCCGTGGTTGGCTATCTTTGCGGCTTTTATGACTAGTTTTATTGTGGCTATTATTTCGGGATTGTATCCTGCTATTAAGGCAGCTACGTTGGATCCTATTGAGGCTTTGCGTTACGAGTAA
- a CDS encoding DUF4407 domain-containing protein — MRDFFIWCSGASVEIVKKCDDKEISKYANIGIVVFCVAFLSIFSATYFLSFAFNTEGTNFVWLYLPIGIIWAFIILSLDRAIVSTISKNDSFNIQILKSIPRVALALMIGIVVATPLEFKIFEKEVNNVIISKVEKIVKKDFEKDFQGKLKLWETKVNDEEKSYSEDKRTYEDEITGKKSGIPGKGKRADEYMRNELNSLSKLNIAKDSLTQIRQTIVEADQNISWPDEIDKYKSKNIGVIERVNVLYSLGGTHLAITILFILIELLPLLTKLLSNRGGYDELIISEERNKLHQADVNQLKESELKEEILSLENKKHTQKAKLRVQIEQNLQKEILTELSKAQNEIALKRVEEFRQKNLNNLNLPTIQQPVNKEKLEDKFWLQIGTTDKIEYFFRNGKLRDNELLYSKDGTVSKGLWNFNQTKTELSIELENNKTDFEIVEILTNKLKLKDKDRNDFLEFEKA, encoded by the coding sequence ATGAGAGATTTTTTTATTTGGTGCAGTGGAGCAAGTGTAGAAATTGTAAAAAAATGCGATGACAAAGAAATTAGTAAATATGCCAATATCGGTATCGTCGTTTTTTGTGTAGCCTTTCTATCAATCTTTTCAGCAACTTACTTTTTATCATTTGCCTTCAATACCGAAGGTACTAATTTTGTATGGCTATATTTACCAATTGGCATCATTTGGGCTTTTATAATTTTGTCGTTAGACAGGGCAATTGTTTCAACAATCAGTAAAAATGACAGTTTTAATATTCAAATTTTAAAATCAATTCCTAGAGTTGCTTTAGCATTAATGATTGGAATTGTTGTAGCTACTCCACTTGAGTTCAAGATATTCGAAAAAGAAGTCAATAACGTTATAATTAGCAAAGTTGAAAAAATTGTCAAAAAAGATTTTGAAAAAGATTTCCAAGGAAAACTAAAACTTTGGGAAACTAAAGTAAACGATGAGGAAAAATCGTATTCTGAAGATAAGAGAACCTATGAAGATGAAATTACAGGTAAAAAATCAGGGATTCCAGGTAAAGGCAAACGTGCAGATGAATATATGCGGAACGAACTTAATAGTTTATCTAAACTAAATATAGCAAAAGATAGTCTAACACAAATACGTCAAACAATAGTTGAGGCAGACCAAAATATTTCTTGGCCAGATGAGATAGATAAATATAAATCAAAAAATATAGGCGTTATTGAAAGAGTAAATGTATTATATTCTTTAGGCGGAACACATTTAGCTATTACTATTTTATTTATTTTGATAGAATTACTTCCCTTGCTTACAAAGCTATTGAGCAATAGAGGTGGCTATGATGAATTAATTATTTCAGAGGAGAGAAACAAGCTGCATCAGGCAGATGTTAATCAGCTTAAAGAAAGTGAACTAAAAGAAGAAATATTATCTTTAGAAAACAAAAAACATACTCAAAAAGCCAAACTTAGAGTTCAAATCGAACAAAACTTACAAAAAGAAATTTTGACAGAGTTGTCAAAAGCTCAAAATGAGATTGCTTTAAAGCGTGTAGAAGAATTTAGACAGAAAAATCTAAATAATTTGAACTTACCGACAATTCAACAACCTGTGAACAAAGAAAAATTAGAAGACAAGTTCTGGTTACAAATAGGCACAACAGATAAAATTGAATATTTTTTTAGAAATGGAAAATTAAGGGATAATGAATTACTTTATAGCAAAGATGGTACAGTCAGTAAAGGATTATGGAACTTTAATCAAACAAAGACCGAATTATCTATCGAACTAGAAAATAATAAAACTGATTTTGAAATAGTTGAAATACTAACAAACAAATTGAAATTAAAAGATAAAGACCGAAATGATTTTTTAGAGTTTGAAAAGGCATGA
- a CDS encoding YqaE/Pmp3 family membrane protein, whose protein sequence is MLLAILIPWLSFFINGKIIRGIVCLILQITIIGWIPAAIWALSSRNSSKMDKKLKQMEKKIIASNISNSKG, encoded by the coding sequence ATGTTATTAGCAATTTTAATTCCTTGGTTATCATTTTTTATAAATGGTAAAATCATTCGTGGCATCGTTTGCCTTATTTTACAAATTACAATAATTGGTTGGATTCCTGCGGCAATATGGGCGCTTAGTTCAAGAAATAGTAGTAAAATGGACAAAAAATTAAAGCAAATGGAAAAGAAAATAATCGCTTCCAATATTTCAAACTCTAAAGGCTAA